A section of the Candidatus Methanoperedens sp. genome encodes:
- a CDS encoding 2-oxo acid dehydrogenase subunit E2 — protein MVDVKFPDVGEGVTEGTIVKWLVKEGDEIKADQAVAEVETDKAIVEIPSPKAGKILKLVGKEGDVIKVGSTLASLAAPGEAEVKKPETGAPEKPIKAKPEVKPPEAKPEFKPQPEHMPERVLAVPSTRRLARELGVDISKVKGTGPGGRITDEDIREVAEAPQAPEAAPVETAPEITPEITPEIKTLEERIPIKGIRKTIGERMVLSLFTAPHVVSMDEADVTELVKLREKEKKIAEEKGIKLTYLAFIVKAVTVALKQHPYLNASLDPKKNEIVLKRYYNIGIAVDTPEGLMVPVLKDADRKSIMELAQVSEKLAQEARTRKIKLPDLKGNTFTITNIGSIGGIFSTPIINPPDVAILGIHRIRDMPVVIDGEIKIRKILPLVLSFDHRVLDGAQAARFMNTLLDHLKDPDLLLLDGV, from the coding sequence ATGGTAGATGTGAAATTTCCGGATGTTGGCGAAGGTGTGACCGAAGGTACGATTGTCAAATGGCTGGTAAAAGAAGGAGACGAAATCAAGGCTGACCAGGCAGTTGCAGAGGTAGAAACAGATAAGGCAATAGTTGAAATACCTTCACCTAAAGCCGGGAAGATATTGAAACTTGTTGGAAAAGAGGGGGATGTGATAAAAGTCGGCAGCACTCTTGCTTCACTCGCTGCGCCCGGAGAAGCAGAAGTAAAGAAGCCTGAAACCGGGGCTCCTGAAAAACCAATTAAGGCTAAACCTGAAGTAAAACCGCCTGAAGCTAAACCTGAATTTAAACCTCAGCCTGAACATATGCCTGAAAGAGTCTTAGCTGTACCATCCACAAGGCGCCTTGCAAGGGAACTGGGGGTGGATATATCAAAGGTTAAGGGTACGGGGCCGGGGGGAAGAATTACTGATGAGGATATCAGGGAAGTAGCTGAAGCTCCGCAGGCGCCTGAGGCTGCACCAGTTGAAACTGCCCCGGAAATAACACCGGAGATAACGCCGGAAATAAAAACACTTGAAGAGAGAATCCCGATAAAAGGCATCAGGAAGACAATAGGCGAAAGGATGGTTCTCTCGCTATTTACGGCTCCCCATGTTGTTTCCATGGATGAGGCAGATGTTACTGAGCTTGTCAAACTCAGGGAAAAAGAGAAAAAAATAGCCGAAGAAAAGGGCATCAAGCTTACGTACCTTGCATTTATTGTCAAGGCAGTGACCGTTGCGTTGAAACAGCATCCATACCTGAACGCCTCTCTTGATCCGAAGAAAAATGAAATAGTTCTTAAACGGTACTACAATATAGGGATAGCAGTTGACACTCCCGAAGGTTTGATGGTCCCTGTTCTCAAAGATGCCGACCGCAAGAGCATCATGGAACTGGCACAGGTGAGCGAAAAACTCGCGCAGGAAGCAAGGACAAGGAAGATCAAACTTCCTGATCTTAAGGGAAACACTTTCACAATAACTAATATAGGCAGTATCGGAGGGATTTTTTCTACGCCCATTATCAATCCTCCTGATGTTGCCATACTTGGCATTCACAGGATAAGGGACATGCCTGTTGTAATAGATGGGGAGATAAAGATAAGAAAAATACTGCCTCTTGTCCTGTCGTTTGACCACAGGGTCCTGGACGGCGCGCAGGCTGCAAGGTTCATGAACACCCTTCTTGATCACCTTAAAGACCCTGATCTGCTTCTGCTGGATGGGGTATAG
- a CDS encoding methyltransferase domain-containing protein yields MNTFDGISGKYREKSLVQQKAAVKLFDLLKIRGADDIIDIACGPGHITNWLSKATSGKVTGIDISEGMIEQARALYPEMSFRQLAVEDLEHNEIFDIGFCNSALQWFSDPDRAIEAIFHSLKKSGKLGLACPATPDWSPWFGRIISKVAENKEIKPVFSHWKNPWFHLPTENDYRLFFEKHGFVTIFIEIDHEQTDYSVEEAFNIYISGAANGYTGKKYYDIEIGDDYIAAFNNSVREEIKRQAKDGRIIVDFNRLYYIGKKEKP; encoded by the coding sequence ATGAATACCTTCGATGGAATATCCGGAAAGTACAGGGAGAAATCACTCGTGCAGCAAAAGGCAGCAGTAAAGCTGTTTGACCTCCTGAAAATAAGAGGCGCGGATGATATTATTGATATCGCCTGTGGTCCCGGGCATATTACAAACTGGCTCAGTAAGGCTACCAGTGGCAAAGTAACCGGCATCGATATTTCTGAAGGTATGATCGAACAAGCCAGGGCTCTGTATCCTGAGATGAGTTTCAGGCAGCTTGCAGTTGAAGATCTTGAACATAATGAAATATTTGATATAGGTTTTTGCAACTCAGCGCTGCAGTGGTTCAGCGATCCCGACAGGGCAATTGAAGCGATATTTCACTCATTAAAAAAATCCGGGAAACTGGGCCTTGCCTGCCCTGCGACACCAGACTGGTCACCATGGTTTGGCAGGATCATTTCTAAAGTTGCAGAAAATAAAGAGATAAAACCCGTTTTTTCCCACTGGAAGAATCCCTGGTTCCATCTTCCGACAGAGAATGATTACAGGCTATTCTTTGAAAAACATGGGTTTGTCACCATTTTTATCGAGATAGACCATGAACAAACGGATTATTCTGTTGAAGAAGCTTTCAACATATATATTTCAGGCGCAGCAAATGGATATACCGGAAAAAAATATTATGATATTGAGATTGGTGATGACTATATAGCAGCTTTTAATAACAGCGTGAGGGAAGAAATCAAGAGGCAGGCAAAAGACGGAAGAATAATCGTGGATTTCAATCGGCTTTATTACATAGGTAAAAAGGAAAAGCCTTGA
- the pdhA gene encoding pyruvate dehydrogenase (acetyl-transferring) E1 component subunit alpha, with amino-acid sequence MSVDWLSILDAQGNVDESLEPEMDTETLVKFYRTMVLTRMYDDKALKLQRQGRMLTFGSSLGQEATAVGSAFAMKPDDWFFPAFREHGVQIARGIPLSLLYIYWMGSEDANLKLPQKNFPVAIPVSTQVLHAVGAAWAAKLKKQNIASVVYFGDGATSEGDFHEGMNFAGVFRTPTVFICQNNQYAISLPREKQTASKTLAQKALAYGFEGIQVDGNDILAVYSASLAALEKARSGGGPTMIECFTYRMGPHTTSDDPTKYRQAAEVEEWKKKDPIKRLRIYLEKKGIWDQGREDAMIKEISGEIEKAVEEAESYKPEVGNMFKYVYAQMPPHLKEQMDELEGFISKKKRE; translated from the coding sequence ATGAGTGTGGATTGGCTTTCTATTCTTGACGCACAGGGTAATGTGGATGAGAGCCTGGAGCCAGAAATGGATACGGAAACACTTGTAAAATTCTACAGGACTATGGTGCTTACCCGTATGTATGATGATAAAGCATTGAAGCTCCAGCGCCAGGGGAGGATGCTTACGTTCGGTTCTTCGCTGGGGCAGGAGGCGACAGCTGTAGGAAGTGCTTTTGCCATGAAACCCGATGACTGGTTTTTCCCGGCTTTCAGGGAGCACGGCGTCCAGATAGCAAGAGGCATTCCCCTCTCACTTCTTTACATTTACTGGATGGGTTCTGAAGATGCAAACCTCAAGCTTCCCCAGAAGAACTTTCCTGTGGCAATTCCGGTTTCTACCCAGGTTCTCCATGCCGTTGGGGCAGCATGGGCAGCGAAGCTTAAGAAACAGAACATAGCTTCAGTGGTTTATTTCGGGGACGGGGCAACTTCGGAAGGGGATTTTCATGAAGGTATGAATTTTGCTGGCGTATTCAGGACACCGACCGTTTTTATCTGCCAGAATAACCAGTATGCCATATCCCTTCCCAGGGAAAAGCAGACCGCATCAAAAACACTTGCACAGAAGGCTTTAGCGTATGGTTTTGAAGGCATACAGGTTGATGGCAACGATATTCTGGCAGTGTATAGCGCAAGTTTAGCCGCGCTTGAAAAAGCCAGGTCGGGTGGCGGCCCTACAATGATAGAGTGCTTCACTTACCGCATGGGTCCCCATACAACATCCGATGATCCTACTAAATACAGACAGGCGGCAGAGGTCGAAGAATGGAAAAAAAAGGATCCCATAAAACGTCTGCGAATATACCTTGAAAAAAAAGGCATCTGGGATCAGGGCCGCGAGGATGCCATGATAAAAGAAATCAGTGGGGAAATCGAGAAGGCAGTTGAAGAGGCTGAAAGCTATAAACCGGAGGTTGGGAACATGTTCAAATATGTGTATGCCCAGATGCCCCCGCACTTAAAAGAACAGATGGATGAACTTGAGGGCTTCATCTCAAAAAAGAAGAGGGAATAA
- a CDS encoding indolepyruvate ferredoxin oxidoreductase subunit alpha, with protein sequence MNGLEAIVSGIVDCDVKRVTGVPGYPITDLMESLGDVKHEWSVNEKVALEIALGSSVCGQRCAVITKHVGMNILSDPLVTSAIHTIGAGVVIFAGDDPGIEKSQNEQDSRFYGLVAEVPVFDPGTTENAYLCVKEAFMLSETVRTPVIIRLTDRLLKSNGGFVRKSEPYQSKPIDKKIWHLTMLGKHQRFHAGSYPQMCRYAEASKLNTYNKNNKTNKKKGNIGIISSGFPSSLVDSIISGDTSHLSLTVVNPLPIELIDRFIKEHSRVLVVEETEPVIEKQFSKRVFGKLTGHMPYGIAEVEDIRKALENINNDAPKSDIVPQTIEKRGPRPMCEDCPYMPLYLAIKELDVPVAGDMGCSIMTSSPPLSLIDAAFSLGSSISTACGFNRKGIAIIGDFGFAHSGIPALVNAVHNKHEVVVVVLQNEVAAMTGGQNVPYLAGLLSYYIKDTVTVDPHEKNIRKILNEKLGKNGISVILAPAKCPRW encoded by the coding sequence ATGAATGGCCTTGAAGCAATAGTTAGCGGCATTGTTGATTGTGATGTGAAAAGAGTCACTGGCGTCCCCGGTTATCCGATAACAGACCTCATGGAATCACTAGGAGATGTTAAGCACGAATGGTCAGTTAATGAAAAAGTGGCGCTTGAGATAGCACTGGGATCGTCAGTATGCGGGCAACGCTGTGCAGTCATTACAAAACATGTTGGTATGAACATACTTTCAGACCCGCTTGTTACCTCGGCGATACATACCATTGGCGCAGGTGTTGTGATTTTCGCAGGGGATGATCCCGGCATCGAAAAATCGCAGAATGAGCAGGATTCGCGTTTTTACGGACTTGTAGCAGAAGTGCCGGTATTTGATCCGGGAACAACGGAAAATGCTTATCTTTGTGTGAAAGAAGCTTTCATGTTATCTGAAACAGTGAGAACTCCCGTGATTATCAGGCTTACTGACAGGTTATTGAAAAGTAATGGCGGCTTCGTACGAAAAAGCGAACCATACCAATCAAAGCCAATTGATAAAAAAATATGGCATCTAACTATGCTCGGGAAACACCAGCGATTCCATGCCGGATCATATCCGCAGATGTGTAGGTATGCTGAAGCCTCAAAATTGAATACATATAATAAAAATAATAAGACCAATAAGAAAAAAGGCAATATTGGAATAATTTCATCCGGTTTTCCCTCGTCGCTTGTTGATTCCATAATATCCGGTGATACGTCCCACTTATCGCTCACGGTCGTAAATCCTTTGCCCATTGAACTTATCGACCGTTTCATAAAAGAGCATTCAAGAGTGCTTGTGGTAGAAGAAACAGAGCCTGTTATTGAAAAGCAGTTTTCAAAAAGAGTATTTGGGAAGCTCACGGGACACATGCCGTATGGAATTGCAGAAGTTGAGGATATCCGAAAAGCCCTTGAAAATATTAATAATGACGCTCCAAAGAGCGATATTGTACCCCAGACTATAGAAAAAAGAGGGCCTCGCCCCATGTGCGAAGATTGCCCGTATATGCCCCTTTATTTAGCAATAAAAGAGCTGGATGTTCCGGTCGCAGGCGATATGGGTTGCTCCATCATGACGTCCTCACCGCCCCTTTCGCTTATCGATGCAGCGTTCTCGCTTGGCTCATCAATAAGTACAGCATGCGGTTTTAACAGGAAAGGCATCGCCATTATCGGTGATTTTGGCTTTGCACACTCAGGTATCCCTGCACTGGTTAATGCGGTCCATAATAAACATGAAGTCGTTGTAGTTGTTCTCCAGAACGAAGTGGCTGCGATGACAGGAGGACAAAACGTCCCGTACCTGGCAGGGCTGCTGAGTTATTATATCAAGGACACTGTAACTGTGGATCCTCATGAAAAAAATATCAGGAAAATCTTAAATGAAAAACTTGGAAAGAATGGTATTTCTGTGATCCTGGCACCGGCAAAGTGCCCAAGATGGTGA
- a CDS encoding alpha/beta hydrolase, whose product MSRFSLIITILGGIMAVIFIVTYQSYQSDIRTAQERVMSGSQVIETKCGPIEYATIGEGPPVLVVHGAGGGYDQGLWVARDNVGEGFRIIAPSRFGYLHTPLPQDASPAAQADAHACLLDSLNISKVAVVGISAGAPSSMQFALRYPERTSSLVLIVPGTYTPENPVESPSPAPLPFVFSTIFKSDFPLWVAMKVDPSSVLYALGVPPSSQSRLTDTQQDELMSSLLPYSPRIDGMVNEGKVFSALDRYPLENITAPTLVISAADDPWKTYDAAKYTAENIPGAKFIGFETGGHLLIGQEEEVRSEVAQFIKRHAIAG is encoded by the coding sequence ATGTCCCGATTTTCATTAATAATTACAATTCTGGGCGGTATCATGGCAGTAATCTTTATTGTGACCTACCAAAGCTATCAAAGCGACATACGTACAGCACAAGAGCGGGTTATGTCAGGAAGCCAGGTCATCGAGACCAAATGCGGTCCGATCGAATATGCCACAATAGGAGAAGGTCCTCCTGTGCTTGTGGTGCATGGGGCCGGGGGTGGGTATGACCAGGGGTTGTGGGTAGCACGGGATAATGTGGGCGAAGGCTTTCGCATTATCGCCCCTTCGCGCTTTGGCTACCTGCACACGCCGCTTCCTCAAGATGCATCCCCTGCTGCCCAGGCAGATGCGCATGCATGCCTCCTTGATTCACTTAATATAAGTAAGGTAGCTGTCGTGGGCATCTCGGCCGGGGCGCCTTCATCTATGCAATTTGCCCTGCGCTATCCTGAAAGGACTTCTTCTCTGGTGTTGATAGTGCCCGGGACTTATACCCCCGAAAACCCCGTTGAAAGCCCAAGCCCGGCACCTTTGCCATTCGTATTTAGTACTATATTCAAATCGGATTTTCCACTGTGGGTTGCAATGAAAGTAGACCCGTCAAGTGTGCTCTATGCCTTAGGCGTGCCTCCATCATCCCAGTCCAGGCTCACGGATACACAACAGGATGAACTCATGAGTAGTCTGCTCCCATACAGTCCGCGTATAGATGGGATGGTTAATGAGGGTAAGGTTTTCTCAGCCCTTGATCGTTATCCACTTGAGAATATTACTGCGCCGACACTGGTGATTAGCGCTGCCGATGATCCGTGGAAAACTTATGATGCAGCTAAATATACTGCTGAAAATATACCTGGTGCGAAATTCATTGGGTTTGAAACCGGCGGTCATTTACTGATTGGACAGGAGGAGGAAGTGCGGTCAGAAGTAGCACAGTTTATAAAGCGGCATGCGATCGCCGGGTAG
- a CDS encoding alpha-ketoacid dehydrogenase subunit beta encodes MAKLNMVQAINLALHEEMEKDPTVLVMGEDVGVDGGVFRVTEGLFSKFGSERVIDTPLAESGIVGTAIGMAVSGLKPVAEIQFEGFSYMTIDQLAAHASRIRYRSRGTYHCPLVVRAPYGGGVKALEHHSEAVATFYIHIPGLKVVIPSTPYDAKGLLISSIRDPDPVMFFEPKKLYRAFKEEVPEGEYIVPLGVGKKITEGEDLTLIAWGAMVRVCQEALEQVKDLSVELIDLRTLSPLDDRIIIDSVKKTGRAVIVHEEPRTLGFGAEIIARINEKALLSLEAPIKRVTGFDVPVPLPRLEDYYLPDASKVADAIREVVAF; translated from the coding sequence ATGGCTAAACTCAATATGGTACAGGCGATCAATCTCGCCCTTCATGAAGAAATGGAAAAGGATCCAACTGTCCTGGTCATGGGCGAGGATGTGGGTGTGGATGGCGGCGTTTTCAGGGTCACAGAAGGTCTTTTTAGTAAATTCGGAAGCGAACGCGTGATCGATACGCCTCTTGCAGAGTCCGGGATAGTAGGGACAGCAATAGGCATGGCAGTTTCGGGTCTCAAGCCCGTTGCTGAAATACAATTTGAGGGATTCAGCTATATGACCATTGACCAGCTTGCAGCCCATGCTTCCAGGATAAGGTACCGGTCGCGTGGGACATACCATTGTCCCCTTGTAGTAAGGGCGCCTTATGGGGGAGGTGTGAAGGCACTGGAACACCATTCAGAAGCCGTGGCGACTTTTTATATTCACATCCCGGGCTTAAAAGTGGTTATTCCCTCAACGCCTTATGATGCCAAGGGACTCCTTATTTCCTCTATAAGGGACCCTGATCCGGTTATGTTCTTTGAGCCCAAAAAGCTTTATCGCGCTTTTAAGGAAGAAGTACCGGAAGGCGAGTACATTGTCCCGCTTGGAGTGGGAAAGAAGATCACGGAAGGAGAGGATTTGACACTTATAGCCTGGGGTGCCATGGTCAGGGTGTGCCAGGAAGCCCTTGAACAGGTCAAAGATCTCAGTGTTGAGCTTATAGATTTACGCACGCTCTCGCCCCTTGATGACAGGATCATTATAGATTCTGTAAAAAAGACCGGCAGGGCGGTTATTGTCCATGAAGAACCAAGGACACTGGGTTTCGGGGCAGAGATCATAGCAAGGATTAACGAAAAAGCTCTCCTTTCCCTTGAGGCGCCTATCAAAAGGGTGACAGGATTCGATGTTCCGGTACCATTGCCCAGGCTTGAGGATTATTATCTGCCGGATGCCTCGAAGGTAGCTGATGCTATAAGAGAGGTTGTGGCTTTTTGA
- the lipA gene encoding lipoyl synthase: protein MSAYVANKPEWLKIRPPYGEKFEDIKKILEDLKLNTVCRGARCPNIGECWTHGTATFMILGSICTRNCRFCAVKKGKEGETLDSSESGRVAQAVEKLGLEYVVLTSVDRDDLPDGGAMHFANCIKEIKSLDENIIVEALIPDFGGNEDRLRKITDAHPDVVGHNIETVWELQVHVRDIRAGYTLSLEVLSKLKLLSSSVYTKSSLMLGLGETEDMITRTMDDLRSAGVSILTLGQYLRPSAKQLEVKEYISPEKFVYYKKIAIEKGFIRVMSGPFVRSSYMAHSEKIKKVKS from the coding sequence GTGAGTGCTTATGTTGCCAATAAGCCCGAATGGCTTAAAATAAGACCCCCGTACGGGGAAAAATTCGAGGACATAAAAAAAATCCTTGAGGACTTAAAATTGAACACAGTCTGCAGGGGTGCAAGGTGCCCGAATATCGGGGAATGCTGGACTCATGGCACTGCCACTTTTATGATACTTGGCTCGATATGCACGAGAAACTGCAGGTTCTGCGCTGTGAAAAAAGGAAAGGAAGGAGAGACCCTTGACTCTTCAGAATCCGGAAGGGTTGCGCAGGCTGTGGAAAAGCTGGGTCTGGAATATGTTGTTCTTACATCAGTGGACAGGGATGACCTGCCGGATGGCGGAGCGATGCATTTTGCAAACTGCATCAAAGAAATTAAAAGCCTTGATGAAAACATTATTGTAGAAGCCCTGATACCGGATTTTGGGGGAAATGAAGATCGCCTTCGCAAAATTACAGACGCTCATCCTGATGTTGTCGGGCATAATATTGAGACTGTCTGGGAACTCCAGGTTCATGTGAGGGATATCAGGGCAGGATATACTTTATCCCTGGAAGTGCTCAGTAAATTAAAACTGTTGTCTTCCTCCGTATATACCAAATCTTCCCTGATGCTTGGGCTTGGGGAAACGGAAGATATGATCACCAGAACTATGGATGATTTGAGATCCGCAGGTGTAAGTATCCTAACACTGGGTCAGTACCTGAGACCTTCCGCAAAGCAGCTTGAAGTAAAAGAATATATATCCCCTGAAAAATTCGTGTATTATAAAAAAATAGCAATTGAGAAAGGATTTATCCGGGTTATGAGCGGACCATTTGTAAGAAGCTCGTATATGGCCCATTCAGAAAAGATTAAAAAGGTTAAGAGCTAA
- the lpdA gene encoding dihydrolipoyl dehydrogenase, with protein MVMGDIVTGCEVLVVGGGPGGYTAAIRASQLGKDVILVDKYDPGGTCVFRGCIPSKALIQAANFIYDIKNPGDRGIKGSVEFDYKNIQKWKYEVIKKLRNGIGSLCKKYGVTVIKGEVFFESPDKARITLQDGEISTIRFENAIIATGSYPQELPGFPFDGKFVINSNEALGLMKIPEELVVLGAGYIGVELGTMFAKFGSKVKIVQRSSRILSMFDKELVEVVSQKMKKLGMEIYNNSMPQKLDTENNKALITIVDDKGKETQLKADKILAAVGVKPNTGNLGLENTGVELDKNGFIMVDEKRRTTYPKIFAVGDVAGPPYIASKAFREGKVAAEVIAGSPSAFDNRAIPLAVFSDPEIASVGLDEESARKSGFEIKTGKFPFHASGSALTMNRTEGFVKVVAKTDGEILGVHIVGANASMLISEASHSIEMAAFLEDLAGTMHPHPTLPEALAEAAEAALGKVIHI; from the coding sequence ATGGTAATGGGAGATATCGTCACAGGCTGCGAGGTTCTTGTAGTCGGCGGGGGCCCGGGTGGTTATACGGCAGCCATCAGGGCATCACAGCTTGGCAAGGATGTAATACTGGTTGATAAATATGACCCCGGGGGCACATGTGTTTTCCGCGGATGCATTCCTTCAAAAGCTTTAATCCAAGCTGCCAATTTCATTTACGATATAAAGAATCCGGGAGACAGGGGGATAAAGGGTTCAGTCGAATTTGATTATAAAAATATCCAGAAGTGGAAGTACGAGGTTATAAAAAAGTTAAGGAACGGCATAGGAAGCCTTTGCAAAAAATATGGCGTGACGGTGATAAAGGGCGAGGTTTTTTTTGAGTCCCCTGATAAAGCAAGAATTACGTTACAAGATGGGGAAATCTCAACCATCCGGTTTGAGAATGCAATAATCGCAACGGGTTCGTATCCCCAGGAGTTACCGGGGTTTCCTTTTGACGGCAAATTTGTTATAAACTCGAATGAAGCTCTCGGCCTTATGAAGATCCCGGAAGAGTTAGTTGTACTGGGCGCAGGTTATATCGGTGTTGAACTGGGGACGATGTTTGCCAAGTTTGGGAGTAAAGTAAAAATTGTGCAGCGTTCTTCCCGGATTCTTTCCATGTTTGATAAAGAACTGGTTGAAGTAGTAAGCCAGAAAATGAAAAAGCTGGGCATGGAGATATATAATAATTCCATGCCGCAGAAACTGGATACGGAAAATAATAAAGCCCTGATAACAATTGTTGATGATAAAGGGAAGGAAACGCAACTTAAAGCTGATAAAATACTTGCGGCCGTTGGTGTGAAACCGAACACCGGGAATCTGGGGCTTGAAAACACAGGGGTTGAACTGGATAAAAACGGTTTTATCATGGTGGATGAAAAACGGCGTACTACATATCCAAAAATATTTGCGGTGGGTGATGTTGCCGGACCTCCATACATTGCCAGTAAAGCTTTCAGGGAAGGCAAAGTTGCAGCAGAAGTGATAGCGGGTAGCCCGAGTGCTTTTGATAACAGGGCAATACCGCTGGCTGTTTTTTCAGATCCGGAAATAGCCTCAGTCGGCCTTGATGAAGAAAGTGCCAGGAAAAGCGGCTTTGAAATAAAAACTGGCAAGTTTCCTTTTCACGCATCAGGAAGTGCCCTGACCATGAACAGGACAGAAGGCTTTGTGAAAGTAGTTGCAAAAACAGACGGAGAGATACTCGGTGTACATATAGTGGGGGCAAACGCCTCAATGCTGATAAGCGAGGCATCGCATTCCATAGAGATGGCTGCTTTTTTAGAGGACCTGGCAGGAACGATGCACCCGCACCCAACCCTTCCCGAAGCGCTTGCCGAAGCGGCAGAAGCGGCATTGGGAAAAGTGATTCATATATGA
- a CDS encoding rubredoxin yields the protein MIKYRCTVCGYVYDPEAGDPPRAKPGTAFEDLPDDWVCPVCGVAKDMFEKMT from the coding sequence ATGATAAAATATCGATGCACGGTATGCGGTTATGTATATGACCCTGAGGCCGGGGATCCGCCGAGAGCGAAGCCGGGAACTGCTTTTGAAGATCTTCCTGATGATTGGGTCTGCCCTGTGTGCGGGGTAGCAAAAGATATGTTTGAGAAAATGACTTAA
- a CDS encoding PGF-pre-PGF domain-containing protein encodes MGERVLNDTKCKSVSFIVSGLLSIFIIIMLLISVPANAVTVVISGLSGSITHGDSRTFNLTVTLETLDNFVPISNVTLNVTGPTSKQWTIDPVNGSILSGNVSEISINVISIPNSSHYGFTDSRQGVDSLNNGVIYNFGPGYGYGNNSGEDGGNISFTYQVTLLTDNLTVGSYIARAYLNTGDQRQAYFSSSSSSFTVDAPSGSNGGSGGGSASSGGGGGGGGGSGENASNIEVIEKYDLAIYKDKLTSYRFTDKRNPIMFVNITGDVNAGEITAMVEVLKGASSLLKIPAPGLVYKNENIWVGTTSFAARKSMKDASIRFRVENSWMADNNIRGEDISILKWGGIWNKLETREVGEDDSYHYFEAKTDSFSHFAISVLKGGGPIGGGVFPVPVATKAPVQDIKTYVLPYGKTTEKAPAAEGFEVIFTIAVFSAAYLFWQRKRS; translated from the coding sequence ATGGGAGAAAGAGTATTGAACGATACGAAATGCAAAAGTGTATCATTTATTGTAAGCGGTCTATTATCAATTTTTATTATTATAATGTTACTGATTTCTGTACCTGCCAATGCGGTTACAGTCGTAATTAGCGGTCTTTCCGGTTCGATCACGCATGGTGATTCCAGGACGTTTAATTTAACAGTAACATTGGAAACTCTTGATAATTTTGTTCCAATTTCCAATGTAACTTTAAATGTAACCGGACCAACCTCAAAACAATGGACAATCGATCCGGTCAACGGTTCAATACTTTCAGGTAATGTTTCTGAAATCTCTATTAATGTAATCTCAATTCCCAATTCAAGCCACTATGGCTTCACTGACTCAAGGCAAGGCGTGGATTCATTAAACAATGGAGTTATTTACAATTTCGGACCTGGATACGGCTATGGGAATAATTCTGGTGAAGACGGTGGAAATATTTCATTCACTTATCAAGTTACACTCTTAACAGATAATCTGACTGTAGGCAGTTATATTGCAAGAGCTTACCTCAATACAGGAGATCAGAGGCAGGCTTACTTTTCTTCCAGTTCATCATCATTCACAGTTGATGCACCTTCCGGAAGTAATGGAGGAAGCGGCGGAGGATCGGCAAGCAGTGGCGGCGGAGGTGGCGGTGGTGGAGGTTCTGGTGAGAATGCATCAAATATCGAAGTAATTGAGAAATATGACCTGGCTATTTACAAGGATAAGCTAACATCATACAGGTTCACAGATAAGAGAAATCCCATAATGTTTGTTAATATAACAGGTGATGTGAATGCAGGAGAAATTACCGCAATGGTAGAAGTCCTGAAGGGTGCTTCCTCATTATTAAAAATCCCTGCTCCAGGGTTGGTTTATAAAAATGAAAATATCTGGGTTGGAACAACCAGTTTCGCAGCCCGAAAGAGTATGAAGGACGCATCCATAAGATTCCGGGTTGAGAACTCCTGGATGGCAGACAACAATATCCGGGGCGAGGATATTTCCATCCTCAAGTGGGGCGGAATATGGAACAAGCTGGAAACAAGAGAAGTTGGTGAGGATGACAGCTACCATTATTTCGAAGCAAAGACTGATTCTTTCTCCCATTTTGCAATAAGCGTACTTAAAGGTGGAGGACCAATAGGAGGCGGGGTATTTCCGGTACCTGTGGCAACGAAAGCACCTGTCCAGGACATCAAGACCTATGTTCTGCCCTATGGGAAGACAACTGAAAAAGCACCCGCTGCAGAAGGATTTGAAGTTATTTTTACAATAGCTGTATTTTCAGCGGCCTACCTGTTCTGGCAAAGAAAAAGATCCTGA